From Roseburia hominis, the proteins below share one genomic window:
- a CDS encoding undecaprenyldiphospho-muramoylpentapeptide beta-N-acetylglucosaminyltransferase, which yields MKRIILTGGGTAGHVTPNIALLPRLKELQYDIHYIGSYNGMEKNLIEKQGLPYHGISSGKLRRYFSLQNFTDPFRVLKGFSEANKLIKKLKPDVIFSKGGFVSVPVVIAGKRNHVPVIIHESDMTPGLANKISIPSAVKVCCNFPETLEVLPKDKAVLTGSPIRQELMTGNKEAARAFCGFKTDKPVILIIGGSLGAAAVNDAVRAILPELLKDFQIIHLCGKGKLDSSLTNLEGYAQFEYIQDELKDLFALTDIVISRAGANAICELLALRKPNLLIPLSAKSSRGDQILNARSFERQGFSMVMEEEEITNEKLAAAIHQLYASREDFIKAMNQSSQQNPIETIITLIQNASRH from the coding sequence ATGAAACGTATTATCTTAACCGGCGGAGGTACTGCCGGACATGTTACACCGAATATTGCTCTTCTGCCCCGTTTAAAGGAGCTTCAGTACGATATTCATTATATTGGATCATATAACGGCATGGAGAAAAACCTGATTGAGAAGCAGGGGCTTCCCTATCACGGAATCTCTTCCGGTAAATTACGCCGTTACTTTAGTCTTCAGAATTTTACGGATCCTTTCCGGGTTCTGAAAGGATTTTCAGAAGCTAACAAATTAATCAAAAAACTGAAACCCGATGTGATTTTTTCAAAAGGTGGTTTCGTCAGCGTGCCTGTTGTCATTGCTGGGAAACGCAACCATGTGCCGGTCATCATTCACGAATCTGATATGACGCCGGGACTTGCCAACAAGATTTCCATACCATCTGCGGTCAAGGTCTGCTGCAATTTTCCGGAGACCTTAGAAGTCCTTCCCAAAGATAAGGCTGTACTTACAGGCTCTCCCATTCGCCAGGAATTGATGACGGGGAATAAAGAAGCAGCCCGTGCTTTCTGTGGTTTTAAAACTGACAAACCTGTCATCCTGATTATAGGCGGAAGTTTAGGAGCCGCCGCCGTCAATGACGCAGTCCGTGCCATCCTTCCTGAGCTTTTAAAGGATTTCCAGATTATCCACCTCTGTGGCAAGGGAAAACTGGATTCTTCCCTCACAAATCTGGAAGGCTACGCACAATTTGAATATATACAGGATGAACTCAAGGATCTGTTCGCCCTCACCGATATCGTAATCTCCCGTGCCGGAGCAAACGCAATCTGCGAGCTGCTTGCCCTTCGTAAGCCCAACCTCCTGATTCCGCTTTCCGCCAAATCTAGTCGTGGTGACCAGATTCTGAATGCCCGCTCCTTCGAACGCCAGGGCTTCAGCATGGTGATGGAGGAAGAGGAAATCACGAATGAAAAACTGGCAGCTGCTATCCATCAGCTTTATGCATCAAGAGAAGACTTTATCAAAGCCATGAATCAGTCATCACAGCAAAATCCGATTGAGACTATTATAACACTGATTCAAAATGCATCGCGACATTAG
- a CDS encoding DUF4367 domain-containing protein produces MKDRQDNLEKLLEEELKKEADQILAELEADESLKHIELPDDLDARMMERMRKIEEEKEVYAKLSEKDREALRLGKDMQVLRELEEMDKDEVVSEVGESADHDGKMDDATEAEDTTGKRVVFFRKKRRMAYVMVAIVAVMVMAMGVTSFGETPMYTKVGKLNVGSREIVQIDSAREGENNLVGEDEESGAYDAIEEAFGVDVVRMQYLPDKTTFLNSDLDMTLKRVCLLYQSQDSIIEYKIMLNYLEQSAGYDVEDTLVEEKELKVLNVPIKIKRYLLLENQTYQMVAEFKYKNVYYILNAPINETEFLKIIENLNFF; encoded by the coding sequence ATGAAAGACAGACAGGATAATTTAGAAAAGCTCTTAGAAGAGGAATTGAAAAAAGAAGCAGATCAGATATTGGCTGAGTTGGAAGCAGATGAATCTCTGAAACATATTGAGCTTCCCGATGATCTTGATGCCCGCATGATGGAACGGATGCGAAAAATTGAGGAAGAAAAAGAAGTGTACGCCAAGTTGTCGGAAAAAGACAGGGAAGCGTTGCGGCTTGGGAAAGATATGCAGGTCCTTCGGGAGTTGGAAGAGATGGATAAGGATGAAGTGGTCAGCGAGGTGGGTGAAAGTGCGGATCATGACGGTAAAATGGACGATGCGACGGAAGCTGAGGATACAACTGGAAAACGGGTTGTGTTTTTCAGGAAGAAACGGCGTATGGCTTATGTTATGGTGGCGATTGTTGCGGTGATGGTTATGGCAATGGGGGTAACTAGTTTTGGTGAGACGCCGATGTATACGAAGGTTGGGAAGTTAAATGTTGGAAGTAGAGAGATTGTTCAGATAGATTCGGCTAGAGAAGGGGAGAATAATTTAGTTGGAGAAGATGAAGAGAGTGGAGCTTATGATGCGATAGAAGAGGCATTTGGGGTTGATGTGGTTAGAATGCAGTATTTGCCGGATAAGACTACTTTTTTAAATAGTGATTTAGATATGACATTGAAACGAGTATGTTTATTGTATCAAAGTCAAGACAGTATAATTGAATATAAGATTATGTTGAATTATTTGGAACAATCGGCAGGATATGATGTTGAAGATACGTTAGTTGAAGAAAAAGAGTTAAAAGTATTAAATGTGCCTATTAAGATAAAAAGATACCTACTTCTTGAAAATCAAACGTATCAAATGGTAGCTGAATTTAAATATAAGAATGTATATTATATATTGAACGCACCCATCAACGAAACAGAGTTTTTAAAAATTATAGAAAATTTAAATTTTTTTTAA
- a CDS encoding TadE family protein, giving the protein MLDVKKSIKGSTIVEMAYLMPVVLLTWMLIVFALFYYHDKNIVGGAAYETAVTASEILHEKNELPEGEMEAYFRKRIYRKLLFFGSVQVQITSEEGKVSVKARAVRRWLVVSAERNAAVTVPEERIRKIKSGKEFVEDIAQ; this is encoded by the coding sequence ATGCTAGATGTGAAAAAAAGCATTAAAGGAAGTACCATTGTGGAGATGGCATATCTGATGCCGGTCGTGCTTTTGACGTGGATGCTGATTGTTTTTGCATTATTTTATTATCATGACAAGAATATAGTAGGCGGTGCAGCATATGAGACGGCTGTAACAGCAAGTGAGATTCTGCACGAAAAGAATGAACTTCCGGAAGGGGAAATGGAAGCCTATTTTCGAAAGCGCATATATAGAAAGCTGCTCTTTTTCGGAAGTGTCCAGGTTCAGATCACTAGTGAAGAAGGTAAGGTGTCAGTAAAGGCCAGGGCAGTGAGAAGGTGGCTTGTTGTTTCAGCAGAGCGGAACGCTGCGGTGACAGTGCCCGAGGAGCGGATTCGGAAAATAAAATCGGGTAAAGAGTTCGTGGAAGATATTGCGCAATAA
- a CDS encoding HIT family protein codes for MRDENCIFCKIANGEIPSATLYEDEDFRVILDLGPATKGHALILPKNHYANLYEIDDETAAKAFKLAKKMVIRLTEVLGCDGYNVVQNNGEAAGQTVFHFHMHLIPRYKGDQCGFGWKMGKLTDEDRDEILAKLNA; via the coding sequence ATGAGAGATGAGAACTGTATTTTTTGTAAAATTGCAAATGGAGAGATCCCTTCTGCGACGTTATACGAAGACGAGGATTTTCGTGTAATTCTTGATTTGGGACCGGCGACAAAAGGACATGCCCTGATCCTGCCTAAGAATCATTATGCAAATTTGTATGAGATTGATGACGAGACGGCAGCAAAGGCGTTTAAACTGGCGAAAAAGATGGTGATAAGGCTGACTGAGGTTCTGGGATGCGACGGCTATAATGTAGTGCAGAATAACGGAGAGGCTGCAGGCCAGACGGTTTTCCATTTCCATATGCATTTGATTCCGCGTTATAAAGGAGATCAGTGCGGGTTTGGTTGGAAGATGGGCAAGCTCACAGATGAAGATCGCGATGAGATCCTTGCAAAACTGAATGCTTAA
- a CDS encoding DUF6382 domain-containing protein: MKTEFERNLRHTWLVLEIEQLYKEDYQMRMLRTNNIPGILKVHGQGRDEHSVYRYDISGKVSVKARGEKELWNYQELELFMRQFIKVLYTINQYLLNVNCLSLKPEHIYREGEEYFFCYCPGYEGDIREEFHTLTEYFVREMDYQEKEGIYLAYELHKASMEENYNIEQILENILERKEKEMEEKRVDHGQESYELAEDIILDDWAEQQEMTGHVARERQGVLEFLSRRTRRKRRGNWERDGRMLDDEESDSSDGLGDYSKFW, encoded by the coding sequence ATGAAGACGGAATTTGAGAGAAATTTACGCCATACATGGCTGGTTTTGGAGATAGAACAGTTATACAAAGAGGATTATCAGATGCGCATGTTGAGAACAAATAACATTCCGGGTATTTTGAAGGTACATGGGCAGGGACGCGATGAACATAGTGTATATAGATATGATATCAGTGGAAAGGTGTCGGTCAAGGCGCGGGGAGAAAAAGAATTGTGGAATTATCAGGAACTGGAGCTTTTTATGAGGCAGTTTATTAAGGTCCTATATACAATAAACCAGTACTTGTTGAATGTAAATTGTTTAAGCCTTAAGCCGGAGCATATATACAGGGAGGGAGAGGAGTATTTTTTCTGTTATTGTCCGGGGTATGAGGGGGATATTAGGGAGGAGTTCCATACTTTGACGGAATATTTTGTCCGGGAGATGGATTATCAGGAGAAAGAGGGAATTTATCTGGCGTATGAGCTGCATAAGGCATCTATGGAGGAAAACTATAATATTGAGCAGATTTTGGAAAATATCTTGGAAAGGAAAGAAAAAGAGATGGAAGAAAAGAGAGTGGATCACGGGCAGGAGTCTTATGAACTGGCAGAGGATATCATACTGGATGATTGGGCGGAGCAGCAGGAAATGACCGGGCATGTGGCAAGAGAGCGGCAAGGCGTGCTGGAATTTTTAAGCCGTCGGACACGCAGAAAAAGGCGGGGAAACTGGGAACGCGACGGGAGAATGTTGGATGACGAAGAGAGTGACAGCTCTGATGGCCTTGGCGACTATTCCAAATTTTGGTAA
- a CDS encoding prepilin peptidase gives MRVIGEAVFLVMLAVGAFWDVRSRKVPVVYLIFFTLAVVLYQMIWFRQRWMLWVLGMSVGVCFLMLSRLSGEGISYGDSWMILNLGMLLGIWKVFAVLAGAFVLMLVAALIGVKIRKWGRKTRIPFLPFLLAGYVGALLC, from the coding sequence ATGCGGGTAATAGGTGAGGCGGTTTTTCTGGTGATGCTGGCAGTGGGGGCATTTTGGGACGTGCGTAGCAGAAAGGTTCCAGTGGTCTATCTTATTTTCTTCACGCTGGCGGTGGTGCTGTACCAGATGATCTGGTTTCGCCAGAGATGGATGTTATGGGTGTTGGGAATGTCAGTCGGCGTGTGTTTTCTTATGTTGTCGAGACTTTCCGGAGAAGGAATCAGTTATGGGGACAGTTGGATGATCTTAAATCTCGGAATGCTGCTGGGGATTTGGAAAGTGTTTGCAGTTCTTGCCGGTGCATTTGTGTTGATGCTTGTAGCAGCTTTGATAGGGGTAAAGATCAGAAAGTGGGGAAGAAAGACAAGAATTCCTTTTTTACCGTTTCTATTAGCCGGGTATGTGGGGGCGTTGCTATGCTAG
- a CDS encoding ATP-binding protein, with the protein MTFSSDDYANLQKIMEESPDNQKLIQKLLDYQQYTISKISHEIRNPLALVYSTLQLIESQHPEVQTFKHWNEMREDIEFLTSLLQELSTYNNGERIRPTTFSSYDFLARICLSFAASCTDTEIEFTSRLSPTLPDIAGDKIKLQEVFLNLLQNAKDAVNSSGTIRLEASADSSTLKITVTDNGCGIPPEHLTDIFSPFVTHKSGGTGLGLAISQRVITAHNGTISVDSTPGTGTTFTILLPVSQ; encoded by the coding sequence ATGACATTTTCTTCTGACGATTACGCAAACCTCCAAAAAATTATGGAAGAATCCCCGGATAACCAGAAACTAATACAAAAACTTCTGGATTACCAGCAATATACAATCAGCAAGATCAGTCATGAGATCCGGAATCCTCTGGCACTTGTTTACAGTACACTCCAATTGATCGAATCACAACACCCGGAAGTCCAGACCTTCAAACACTGGAACGAAATGCGGGAAGACATTGAATTTCTGACCTCGCTTTTGCAGGAATTATCAACCTACAACAACGGAGAACGCATTCGTCCTACCACCTTCTCTTCCTATGACTTTCTGGCACGGATCTGCCTGTCATTTGCTGCCTCCTGCACAGATACCGAAATTGAATTTACATCCAGACTTTCTCCGACTCTTCCCGACATTGCAGGGGATAAAATAAAACTGCAGGAAGTTTTCCTAAACCTGCTGCAGAATGCAAAAGATGCGGTAAACTCCTCTGGAACGATTCGTCTGGAAGCTTCCGCAGATTCCAGTACATTGAAAATCACTGTTACTGATAACGGCTGTGGCATTCCACCGGAACACCTAACAGATATCTTCAGCCCCTTCGTTACTCATAAATCAGGCGGTACCGGACTGGGACTTGCTATCTCACAAAGAGTAATAACTGCCCACAACGGCACGATATCCGTAGATTCTACACCCGGAACTGGAACTACTTTTACCATACTTCTCCCTGTTTCCCAATGA
- a CDS encoding DUF6147 family protein yields the protein MKKLISVILCFMLCLGMGNKAMAVENEECIDGSYLTNDDSSEVTVGAVSRGIYLKSGTSIINKQGTGKIGAGGDTVGQKIVSKITVVVQVERLENGRWYTYGSSWSATNYNSAYVSTSKVKTVATGYYYRVRCTHYANSDVSTSCTNGIYI from the coding sequence ATGAAAAAGTTGATTTCTGTAATTTTATGTTTTATGCTTTGTTTAGGTATGGGCAATAAAGCGATGGCGGTAGAAAATGAGGAATGTATTGACGGGTCATATTTAACTAATGATGATTCATCTGAAGTGACAGTAGGAGCTGTTAGTAGAGGCATTTATTTGAAGAGTGGAACATCCATTATTAATAAGCAAGGTACAGGAAAAATTGGGGCAGGTGGTGATACAGTTGGCCAGAAAATTGTAAGTAAGATAACAGTTGTGGTTCAAGTTGAGCGCTTAGAAAATGGAAGATGGTATACTTATGGAAGTTCTTGGTCAGCTACTAATTATAACTCAGCTTATGTAAGTACAAGTAAGGTAAAGACAGTAGCCACAGGGTATTATTATAGGGTTCGTTGTACACATTATGCGAATTCTGATGTAAGTACTTCTTGTACAAATGGTATTTATATTTAG
- a CDS encoding sigma-70 family RNA polymerase sigma factor, which produces MRVDTHNKKDEEFLRIYHALKEKVFRVSMHYSYNNYSLAEDITNEVFEILYRHFDTIDKERITRWLMTTARNATINAMKKASWELLDENIDLTVDLNVSEESAEDVYMRRFNEEETKFKSDTILGKLYEVNERWYTAVTMVYIMGKKQKDVADEMGISPEVLNSVLYRARKWIREHDDFDNEKE; this is translated from the coding sequence ATGAGAGTGGATACTCATAACAAGAAAGATGAAGAATTCTTGCGCATTTACCATGCGTTAAAAGAAAAGGTGTTTCGGGTTTCCATGCATTACTCTTACAATAACTATTCATTGGCAGAGGATATTACGAATGAAGTGTTCGAGATTTTGTATAGACATTTCGACACTATTGATAAAGAACGTATTACTCGTTGGTTGATGACTACTGCAAGAAATGCAACGATCAATGCGATGAAGAAAGCATCTTGGGAGCTTCTCGATGAAAACATCGATTTGACTGTGGATTTGAATGTTTCAGAGGAAAGCGCAGAAGATGTATATATGCGCAGGTTCAACGAAGAAGAGACGAAGTTTAAGTCAGACACGATTCTTGGAAAATTGTATGAAGTGAATGAGCGTTGGTACACTGCTGTCACCATGGTCTACATTATGGGAAAGAAACAAAAGGATGTAGCAGATGAGATGGGAATCAGCCCGGAGGTTTTGAATAGTGTATTGTACAGAGCAAGAAAATGGATTAGAGAACATGATGATTTTGATAATGAAAAAGAATAG